One part of the Ziziphus jujuba cultivar Dongzao chromosome 2, ASM3175591v1 genome encodes these proteins:
- the LOC112491226 gene encoding pentatricopeptide repeat-containing protein At4g21880, mitochondrial isoform X1, with the protein MSSPFFTAADEFLPCFFSPTDNPALAASQVHRVYSVICHQNLKPISETFRLMITLCIKMKDFDGAYGMLNDLEKMNLKPTANMYNALLGGYFREKDKISPMQRA; encoded by the exons ATGTCATCCCCCTTCTTTACGGCAGCTGACGAATTTCTTCCATGTTTCTTCTCTCCGACGGATAATCCCGCTCTCGCTGCCTCTCAG GTTCACCGTGTTTACTCAGTGATTTGTCACCAGAATTTAAAGCCAATTAGTGAAACATTCAGGCTTATGATAACTTTATGCATCAAAATGAAAGAT TTTGATGGTGCATATGGAATGCTTAATGATTTGGAGAAAATGAATTTGAAGCCAACAGCTAACATGTACAATGCCCTATTGGGAGGGTACTTCAGAGA AAAAGACAAGATCAGCCCAATGCAAAGAGCCTAA
- the LOC112491226 gene encoding uncharacterized protein LOC112491226 isoform X2 → MSSPFFTAADEFLPCFFSPTDNPALAASQVHRVYSVICHQNLKPISETFRLMITLCIKMKDKRQDQPNAKSLSKVFNPRRDEALSVFLIDPAKQ, encoded by the exons ATGTCATCCCCCTTCTTTACGGCAGCTGACGAATTTCTTCCATGTTTCTTCTCTCCGACGGATAATCCCGCTCTCGCTGCCTCTCAG GTTCACCGTGTTTACTCAGTGATTTGTCACCAGAATTTAAAGCCAATTAGTGAAACATTCAGGCTTATGATAACTTTATGCATCAAAATGAAAGAT AAAAGACAAGATCAGCCCAATGCAAAGAGCCTAAGTAAAGTTTTCAACCCTCGTCGAGATGAAGCTCTTTCTGTTTTTCTGATTGATCCAGCTAAACAGTAA